A single region of the Variovorax paradoxus genome encodes:
- a CDS encoding ATP-binding protein: protein MLRSLYSRHLYVRIWLAVVGGVVILTLMANWIVREAAEAERERLAPVPRNVVVLDAQDRTIGSGKALRVPGQGLEFDVTLSDGKAITLRVAPRDRPTGTGGFAPWRTPFGLGWMIALVGIAVALGVYPIVRRLTQRLESLQRGVQRWGEGDLSVRVIEEGQDEVADLSKRFNASAERIEKLVRSHKSLLANASHELRSPLTRIRMGLELMGDRPSPAAREEISRNIGELDQLIDEILLASRLDASEADMGTIEAVDLTGLAAEECSQVNAELDLVEGTDNARLTVPGVSRLLRRAIRNLLENARRYGAGDIRVELGSANGFATVRVTDGGPGVPAALRERIFEPFYRLPGASERNGGVGLGLALVKSIAERHGGSVRCEDGPEGGASFVIRLPAGAPAH from the coding sequence ATGCTGCGCAGCCTGTACTCCCGGCACCTCTATGTCCGCATCTGGCTCGCGGTGGTGGGCGGTGTCGTCATCCTCACGCTGATGGCCAACTGGATCGTGCGCGAAGCCGCGGAGGCCGAGCGCGAGCGCCTGGCACCGGTGCCGCGCAACGTGGTGGTGCTCGATGCGCAAGACCGCACCATCGGCAGCGGCAAGGCCCTGCGCGTGCCGGGCCAGGGGCTGGAGTTCGACGTGACGCTGAGCGACGGCAAGGCCATCACGCTGCGCGTGGCGCCGCGCGACCGGCCCACCGGCACCGGCGGGTTCGCGCCCTGGCGCACGCCTTTCGGGCTGGGCTGGATGATCGCGCTCGTGGGCATTGCCGTGGCGCTGGGCGTGTACCCGATCGTGCGGCGGCTCACCCAGCGGCTGGAGTCCCTGCAGCGCGGCGTGCAGCGCTGGGGCGAAGGCGATCTCTCGGTGCGCGTGATCGAAGAAGGGCAGGACGAAGTGGCTGATCTCTCCAAACGTTTCAATGCCTCGGCCGAACGCATCGAAAAACTGGTGCGTTCGCACAAATCGCTGCTGGCCAATGCATCGCACGAGTTGCGCTCGCCGCTCACCCGCATCCGCATGGGCCTGGAACTGATGGGCGACCGCCCGAGCCCCGCGGCGCGCGAGGAAATTTCGCGCAACATCGGCGAGCTCGACCAGCTCATCGACGAGATCCTGCTGGCGAGCCGGCTCGATGCGAGCGAGGCCGACATGGGCACCATCGAGGCCGTCGACCTGACCGGGCTCGCGGCCGAGGAGTGCTCGCAGGTGAACGCCGAGCTCGACCTGGTGGAAGGCACCGACAACGCCAGGCTCACCGTGCCGGGCGTGTCGCGCCTGTTGCGCCGCGCAATCCGCAACCTGCTCGAGAACGCGCGCCGCTACGGCGCGGGCGACATCCGGGTGGAGCTCGGCAGCGCCAACGGCTTTGCGACGGTACGCGTCACCGACGGTGGCCCGGGCGTGCCGGCGGCGCTGCGCGAACGCATCTTCGAGCCCTTCTACCGACTGCCCGGCGCCAGCGAGCGCAACGGCGGCGTCGGCCTGGGGCTTGCGCTGGTGAAGTCGATTGCCGAGCGGCATGGTGGCAGCGTGCGCTGCGAAGACGGCCCGGAGGGCGGCGCGAGCTTCGTGATCCGCCTGCCGGCGGGCGCGCCCGCGCACTGA
- a CDS encoding AmpG family muropeptide MFS transporter has protein sequence MDNPGFMSAQPAETPTASSLPWRDALKVYLEPATLRMLALGFSAGLPLLLVLGTLSFRLREAGIDRTTIGYLSWVGLAYGFKWVWAPLVDRLPLPPLTTLLGRRRGWLLLAQGLVIAGLVGMALNDPRQGLQPLIWCALLVAFGSATQDIALDAFRIESAETRKQAALAAAYQTGYRLAMIWAGAGVLWVAAWAEVAPVAGVTGAAAYQNAAWKTAYLVMAASMAVGVLTVLLSPEPARRVLPKARNAAEWLQGVLVEPFADFIRRYKWQAALILALIAIYRISDVVMGIMANPFYVDMGFTKDEVATVSKIYGVVMTLAGAFVGGVLSMRLGVMRVLMLGAVLSAASNLLFAWLASRGHDLTALIAVVSADNLAGGIASAAFIAYLSSLTNISYSATQYALFSSLMLLLPKFIAGYSGVFVDAYGYAPFFTATALLGVPVLLLVALAARITTTTAPAERQ, from the coding sequence ATGGACAATCCGGGGTTCATGTCTGCCCAGCCCGCCGAAACCCCCACCGCCTCTTCCCTGCCCTGGCGCGACGCGCTGAAGGTCTATCTCGAGCCTGCCACCCTGCGCATGCTGGCGCTCGGCTTTTCGGCCGGCCTGCCGCTGCTGCTGGTGCTGGGCACGCTGAGCTTCCGGCTGCGCGAAGCAGGCATCGACCGCACCACCATCGGCTACCTGAGCTGGGTGGGCCTGGCCTACGGCTTCAAATGGGTCTGGGCGCCGCTGGTCGACCGGCTGCCGCTGCCGCCGCTAACCACGCTGCTCGGGCGCCGGCGCGGCTGGCTGCTGCTGGCGCAGGGGCTGGTGATCGCGGGGTTGGTGGGCATGGCGCTCAACGACCCGCGCCAGGGACTGCAGCCGCTGATCTGGTGTGCGCTGCTCGTGGCCTTCGGCTCGGCCACGCAGGACATCGCGCTCGACGCCTTCCGCATCGAATCGGCCGAAACCCGGAAGCAGGCCGCGCTCGCCGCCGCGTATCAAACCGGCTACCGCCTCGCGATGATCTGGGCCGGCGCCGGCGTGCTGTGGGTCGCGGCCTGGGCGGAGGTGGCGCCGGTGGCAGGCGTCACGGGCGCTGCGGCCTACCAGAACGCAGCCTGGAAAACCGCCTACCTGGTCATGGCCGCCTCGATGGCGGTGGGCGTGCTCACGGTGCTGCTCTCACCCGAGCCGGCGCGTCGCGTGCTGCCCAAGGCAAGGAACGCGGCCGAGTGGCTGCAGGGCGTGCTCGTCGAGCCCTTTGCCGACTTCATCCGCCGCTACAAGTGGCAGGCCGCGCTGATCCTCGCGCTGATTGCCATCTACCGCATCAGCGACGTGGTGATGGGCATCATGGCCAACCCGTTCTACGTGGACATGGGCTTTACCAAGGACGAGGTGGCCACGGTCAGCAAGATCTACGGCGTGGTGATGACGCTGGCCGGCGCCTTCGTGGGCGGCGTGCTGTCGATGCGACTGGGCGTGATGCGCGTGCTCATGCTGGGCGCGGTCCTCAGCGCCGCCAGCAACCTGCTGTTTGCCTGGCTGGCCTCGCGCGGGCACGACCTCACGGCGCTGATTGCGGTGGTGTCCGCCGACAACCTGGCTGGCGGCATCGCCTCGGCGGCGTTCATCGCCTATCTCTCCAGCCTGACGAACATCAGCTACTCCGCCACGCAGTACGCCCTGTTCAGTTCGCTGATGCTGCTGCTGCCGAAGTTCATTGCCGGCTACTCGGGTGTTTTTGTCGACGCCTACGGCTACGCCCCGTTCTTTACCGCCACGGCGCTCCTGGGGGTGCCGGTGCTGTTGCTGGTGGCATTGGCCGCCCGGATCACCACGACCACAGCCCCCGCCGAGCGTCAATAG
- a CDS encoding beta-ketoacyl synthase chain length factor, with the protein MTAANQAPKPPTLYIEGPAFWTPTLPGWEAARAAFRGEGTLTDPPAKRPSPQVLAPAERRRAPDTVALALEVAAASMAGAGRNAADVPCVFVSAHGDLSINDYMCSTLATDPTVLSPTRFHNSVHNAAVGYWTIGTGCMAASNSVSAYENSFAAGLLEAAVQCAADHSPVLLVGYDTPTVGALTSVTDSQGLLAVALVIAPERTERTVASFDWSTESGNGNVPAPLSAAAKTLAHINPMAHALSLFESLARVADDDPPAPLDLPLSSTLALRLQLQQVRD; encoded by the coding sequence ATGACCGCCGCGAACCAGGCTCCGAAGCCGCCCACCCTCTACATCGAAGGCCCGGCCTTCTGGACGCCCACCCTGCCCGGCTGGGAGGCCGCCCGTGCCGCCTTTCGAGGTGAAGGCACGCTCACCGACCCGCCCGCCAAGCGCCCATCGCCGCAGGTGCTGGCGCCCGCCGAGCGCCGCCGCGCACCCGATACCGTGGCCCTTGCGCTGGAGGTGGCCGCCGCCTCGATGGCGGGCGCGGGGCGCAATGCGGCCGACGTGCCCTGCGTGTTTGTTTCAGCGCACGGCGATCTTTCGATCAACGACTACATGTGCAGCACGCTCGCCACAGACCCGACGGTGCTGTCGCCCACGCGCTTTCACAACTCGGTGCACAACGCGGCCGTGGGCTACTGGACCATCGGCACGGGCTGCATGGCGGCCAGCAATTCGGTTTCGGCCTACGAGAACAGCTTTGCCGCCGGCCTGCTCGAGGCCGCGGTGCAGTGCGCGGCCGACCACTCGCCGGTGCTGCTGGTGGGCTACGACACGCCCACCGTGGGCGCGCTGACCTCGGTCACCGACAGCCAGGGCCTGCTGGCCGTGGCGCTGGTGATTGCGCCCGAGCGCACCGAGCGCACCGTGGCGTCCTTCGACTGGTCGACAGAGAGCGGCAACGGCAACGTGCCGGCGCCCCTGTCGGCCGCCGCGAAGACGCTGGCGCACATCAACCCGATGGCGCATGCGCTCAGCTTGTTCGAATCGCTTGCGCGTGTGGCGGACGACGACCCGCCCGCGCCGCTGGACCTGCCGCTTTCTTCCACCCTGGCGCTGCGGCTGCAACTGCAGCAGGTCCGGGACTGA
- a CDS encoding M48 family metallopeptidase, with the protein MCTRCELLLPSAASSVSRSSAWQPRRAFLLAAAGAALTGPALAQVNVGNASVARNLVPADRIEAAGVQQYGQLLAQARAKGALAGDGNAQLQRLRTIANRLIPFATPWNTRARDWKWEVNLIGSKQINAFCMPGGKIAFFTGILEQLKLNDDEVAMVMGHEMAHALREHARARMAKSAGTGAALSIGAQLLGLGQMGDLAARAGTQLITLKFSRSDETEADLVGLELAARAGYDPQASVSLWKKMATASKNQGGLSFLSTHPSGPDRIQKLEANLPKVEKLYREAKRS; encoded by the coding sequence ATGTGCACACGATGCGAGCTCCTTCTTCCTTCTGCGGCTTCTTCGGTCTCCCGTTCCTCGGCGTGGCAGCCGCGGCGGGCCTTCCTGCTTGCCGCGGCTGGCGCGGCACTGACGGGTCCGGCGCTGGCGCAGGTCAACGTGGGCAATGCATCCGTGGCGCGCAACCTGGTGCCGGCCGACCGGATCGAGGCCGCCGGCGTTCAGCAGTACGGGCAATTGCTCGCGCAGGCGCGCGCCAAGGGGGCGCTGGCGGGCGACGGCAACGCCCAGCTGCAAAGGCTGCGCACCATCGCCAACCGCCTGATTCCCTTTGCCACGCCCTGGAACACGCGGGCGCGCGATTGGAAGTGGGAGGTCAACCTCATCGGCAGCAAGCAGATCAATGCCTTCTGCATGCCGGGCGGCAAGATCGCCTTCTTCACCGGCATCCTCGAGCAGCTCAAGCTCAATGACGACGAGGTTGCGATGGTGATGGGCCACGAGATGGCCCATGCGCTGCGCGAGCATGCGCGCGCCCGCATGGCCAAGAGCGCCGGCACCGGCGCCGCGCTCTCCATCGGCGCGCAGCTGCTGGGCCTGGGCCAGATGGGCGACCTGGCAGCCCGCGCCGGCACGCAGTTGATCACCCTCAAATTCAGCCGCAGCGATGAGACCGAGGCCGACCTCGTCGGCCTCGAGCTGGCGGCGCGGGCGGGCTACGACCCGCAGGCATCGGTGTCGCTCTGGAAAAAGATGGCCACTGCCTCGAAGAACCAGGGTGGGCTGAGTTTTCTTTCGACCCACCCGAGCGGGCCGGACCGCATCCAGAAGCTCGAAGCCAACCTGCCGAAGGTGGAAAAGCTCTACCGCGAAGCCAAGCGGAGCTGA
- a CDS encoding beta-ketoacyl-[acyl-carrier-protein] synthase family protein, giving the protein MPPRISPLQISAFTATSAVGVGKEPLAEALAHSRSGLRANDFGDAPLPTWIGRVEGLEDIRLPEDLAHWDCRNNRLAWLGLHADGFPEAVAAARAKYGPSRIALILGTSTSSIGETELAYTQLDADGLFPMGQRRPAVHTPHSLAMFVQQVLGLTGPSETISTACSSSAKVFASAERLIRLGLADAAVVGGVDTLCGSVLFGFNSLELVSSEPCRPFDAGRKGISLGEAAGFALVERVQDDADAPLRLLGYGEASDAHHMSTPHPEGLGAERALDEALARAGLAPDAIDYINMHGTASQKNDEVEGALVARRFPATTHASSTKGFMGHTLGAAGIVESVISLLAIERGLMPGTVNTNELDTGFGPQIKLEPAHGEVRYALTNSFGFGGNNCSLVFGKAAQ; this is encoded by the coding sequence GTGCCGCCCCGCATTTCTCCCCTTCAGATCAGCGCCTTCACGGCCACTTCGGCCGTCGGTGTCGGCAAGGAGCCGCTCGCCGAGGCGCTCGCGCATTCGCGCAGCGGCTTGCGCGCCAACGATTTCGGCGATGCGCCGCTGCCCACCTGGATCGGCCGCGTCGAGGGGCTCGAAGACATTCGCCTGCCCGAAGACCTCGCCCACTGGGATTGCCGCAACAACCGGCTCGCCTGGCTCGGCCTGCATGCCGACGGGTTTCCCGAGGCGGTGGCAGCCGCTCGGGCCAAGTACGGGCCTTCGCGCATCGCGCTGATCCTGGGCACCTCGACGTCCAGCATCGGCGAAACCGAGCTGGCCTACACCCAGCTCGACGCCGACGGGCTCTTTCCGATGGGCCAGCGCCGCCCTGCGGTGCACACGCCGCATTCGCTGGCCATGTTTGTGCAGCAGGTGCTCGGGCTCACCGGTCCCAGCGAGACGATTTCCACCGCCTGTTCGTCGAGCGCCAAGGTGTTCGCCTCGGCCGAGCGGCTGATCCGCCTCGGGCTGGCCGACGCCGCCGTGGTCGGCGGGGTCGACACGCTGTGTGGCAGCGTGCTGTTCGGCTTCAATTCGCTCGAACTGGTGTCCAGCGAGCCCTGCCGGCCTTTCGACGCCGGCCGCAAGGGCATCAGCCTGGGCGAGGCGGCCGGCTTTGCGCTGGTGGAGCGCGTGCAGGACGATGCGGACGCTCCGCTGCGCCTTCTCGGCTACGGTGAAGCCAGCGATGCGCACCACATGTCGACGCCGCACCCGGAAGGCCTGGGCGCCGAACGCGCGCTCGACGAGGCGCTGGCGCGCGCGGGCCTGGCCCCCGACGCCATCGACTACATCAACATGCACGGTACGGCGAGCCAGAAGAACGACGAGGTCGAAGGCGCACTGGTGGCCCGCCGCTTCCCCGCCACCACCCACGCCAGCTCGACCAAGGGCTTCATGGGCCACACGCTGGGCGCGGCGGGCATTGTCGAGTCGGTGATCAGCCTGCTGGCCATCGAGCGCGGTCTGATGCCGGGCACCGTGAACACGAACGAACTCGACACGGGCTTCGGGCCGCAGATCAAGCTGGAGCCCGCGCACGGCGAGGTTCGCTACGCGCTGACCAACTCATTCGGCTTTGGCGGCAACAACTGCTCGCTGGTGTTCGGCAAGGCCGCTCAATGA
- a CDS encoding O-antigen ligase family protein, protein MQRSHIVRPAAAFWGLVVFMPVGVTYLSALLLLATMLVAGSLRERYERLRANPLWWPLVAYLGWTFIVLVIGPHYPETGSNLFHGLRIGITILIALALTREEALWALRGFLLIAALNIVLIVAFYAIGFPIWSPLRAVVMEVGNKSISNALLFSVVASTAAVWGIAQIAAHRPLRAVPAFVLVLGLGLVVALPLTSRTSVLALMLVIPVVCIHQWRSHLKMLVSSLVLGAVVLAAALYQLPQLQHKVETGIEEIEKAQAGAVFKGSWVIRYYMYRDTGLMIADRPLAGWGIGGWTDQWHKRGPAMFADSNMPHNDFLWVGAQGGLPALLSLLVIMAGAVWQAWKRPDIAGRYALAATLIALIASSVNSAVRDAQIGLALLWIAMVYLRLAQEPRSVQAWNDLLPGSRMAAVPEAPASS, encoded by the coding sequence ATGCAGAGATCGCACATCGTCAGGCCCGCGGCCGCGTTCTGGGGGCTGGTGGTGTTCATGCCCGTCGGCGTCACCTACCTTTCGGCCTTGCTGTTGCTCGCCACCATGCTGGTGGCCGGCAGCTTGCGCGAGCGCTATGAGCGGCTGCGCGCCAATCCGCTGTGGTGGCCGCTGGTGGCGTACCTGGGCTGGACTTTCATCGTGCTGGTCATCGGGCCGCACTACCCCGAGACCGGCTCGAACCTGTTCCACGGGCTGCGCATCGGCATCACCATATTGATCGCGCTGGCGCTCACCCGCGAGGAAGCCCTGTGGGCGCTGCGCGGCTTCCTGTTGATCGCGGCGCTGAATATTGTGTTGATCGTTGCCTTCTACGCCATCGGTTTTCCGATCTGGTCGCCGCTGCGCGCCGTGGTCATGGAGGTGGGCAACAAGTCGATCAGCAATGCGCTGCTTTTCAGCGTGGTGGCCTCGACGGCCGCCGTGTGGGGCATTGCGCAGATCGCTGCGCACAGGCCGCTGCGCGCCGTTCCCGCCTTTGTGCTGGTGCTCGGCCTGGGCCTGGTGGTGGCGCTGCCGCTGACCTCGCGCACCTCGGTGCTCGCGCTGATGCTGGTGATTCCGGTGGTGTGCATCCACCAATGGCGCAGCCACCTGAAGATGCTGGTGAGTTCGCTGGTGCTGGGCGCCGTGGTGCTGGCCGCCGCGCTTTACCAGTTGCCGCAGCTGCAGCACAAGGTCGAGACCGGCATCGAGGAAATCGAAAAGGCCCAGGCGGGCGCGGTCTTCAAGGGCAGTTGGGTCATTCGCTACTACATGTACCGCGACACCGGCCTCATGATTGCCGACCGGCCGCTCGCCGGCTGGGGCATCGGCGGCTGGACCGACCAATGGCACAAGCGCGGCCCGGCGATGTTTGCGGATTCGAACATGCCGCACAACGACTTCCTGTGGGTCGGCGCGCAGGGCGGCCTGCCGGCCTTGCTGAGCCTGCTGGTCATCATGGCGGGCGCCGTCTGGCAGGCGTGGAAGCGGCCCGACATTGCAGGCCGCTACGCGTTGGCGGCCACGCTGATCGCATTGATCGCATCGAGCGTGAATTCGGCCGTGCGCGACGCGCAGATCGGCCTGGCGCTGCTTTGGATTGCGATGGTGTACCTGCGGCTTGCACAGGAACCCCGGAGCGTCCAGGCCTGGAACGACTTGTTGCCGGGAAGCCGCATGGCAGCGGTGCCCGAGGCTCCCGCTTCCAGCTAG
- a CDS encoding response regulator transcription factor: protein MKRMSTPQLLMIEDDARLAQMVGEYLTQSGFLFTHAGDGASGLEQLQQHAPDLVILDLMLPDTDGLEICRRIRSLPAPASKVSVLMLTAKGDPMDRIIGLEIGADDYLPKPFEPRELLARIRAVLRRRSESNADTEASTVMRFGTLEIDRNARTVAVGGALADLTSYQFDLLVAMAERAGRVLTRDQIMEAVRGRELEAFDRSIDVHMGRIRAAIEVDAKNPKRILTVRGVGYVFAKQQD, encoded by the coding sequence ATGAAGCGCATGAGCACCCCCCAACTCCTGATGATCGAAGACGACGCCCGCCTGGCGCAGATGGTGGGCGAATACCTGACGCAGTCGGGTTTTCTCTTCACCCATGCCGGCGACGGCGCCAGCGGCCTCGAGCAGCTGCAGCAGCACGCGCCCGACCTGGTGATCCTCGACCTGATGCTGCCCGATACCGACGGCCTTGAAATCTGCCGTCGCATCCGCTCGCTGCCCGCCCCGGCTTCGAAGGTGTCGGTGCTCATGCTCACCGCCAAGGGCGACCCCATGGACCGCATCATCGGCCTGGAGATTGGCGCCGACGACTACCTGCCCAAGCCTTTCGAGCCGCGCGAGCTGCTGGCGCGCATCCGCGCGGTGCTGCGCCGCCGCAGCGAGAGCAACGCCGACACCGAAGCCAGCACGGTGATGCGCTTCGGCACGCTCGAGATCGACCGCAACGCGCGCACCGTGGCTGTGGGCGGCGCGCTGGCCGACCTCACCTCCTACCAGTTCGACCTGCTGGTGGCCATGGCCGAGCGTGCGGGCCGTGTGCTCACCCGCGACCAGATCATGGAAGCCGTGCGCGGCCGCGAGCTCGAGGCCTTCGACCGCTCGATCGACGTGCACATGGGCCGCATCCGCGCCGCCATCGAGGTCGACGCCAAGAACCCCAAGCGCATCCTGACCGTGCGCGGCGTGGGCTACGTGTTCGCCAAGCAGCAGGACTGA
- a CDS encoding NAD(P)/FAD-dependent oxidoreductase: MTGTAHTCDAVIMGGGLAGLTLALQLKQRFEDIEVLVLERRKHPVPHAAHKVGESSVEIGAHYFDTVLGLKPHMDSAQLRKFGFRFFFSEGRRDIDQVTEIGASRYLAVPSYQIDRGIFENYLAQEAVRRGVRFDDAALVRRVELASDAKAAHRVEWSHGDQTHSAEARWIIDACGRAGLLKRKLGLAEPNAHDVNAVWFRIGERVAIDDWSDNADWQARCDPRARWLSTNHLCGAGYWAWLIPLASGSHSVGIVADPKLHPLGTFDTFEKAMQWFATYQPRLYEALDGKRHLLQDFAFLKHFSHGCKQVFSGQRWALTGEAGLFLDPFYSPGSDFIAMSNTYITDLVAHDRAGRSVEARAQLYDQIYQSFYESTLALYQDQYPLFGDPEVLPVKVIWDYAYYWGVLSQIFFQQRLTDLMLLGSLKEELQHCQRLNLAVQQLLRAWSAASARRNAPVLLDQAAMPWFAELNRSLKDPRLDDAGFKARIRASTAQLRQLAREILERARADNTDLGDCALPSILEENMSSPPASAESGAMLFAALPVDYREPRLPNFTERSSPVAPRARP, encoded by the coding sequence ATGACGGGCACTGCGCATACATGTGACGCAGTGATCATGGGCGGCGGGCTCGCGGGCCTCACGCTGGCGCTGCAGCTCAAGCAGCGCTTCGAGGACATCGAGGTGCTGGTGCTGGAGCGGCGCAAGCACCCGGTGCCGCACGCGGCCCACAAGGTGGGCGAGTCGTCGGTGGAAATCGGCGCGCACTACTTCGACACGGTGCTCGGCCTCAAGCCGCACATGGACAGTGCGCAGCTGCGCAAGTTCGGCTTTCGCTTTTTCTTCAGCGAGGGCCGGCGCGACATCGACCAGGTCACCGAAATCGGCGCGAGCCGCTACCTGGCGGTGCCCAGCTACCAGATCGACCGCGGTATCTTCGAGAACTATCTTGCCCAGGAGGCCGTTCGGCGCGGGGTGCGCTTCGACGATGCCGCGCTGGTGCGCCGCGTCGAGCTGGCTTCGGACGCCAAGGCGGCGCACCGCGTCGAATGGTCGCACGGCGACCAGACGCACAGCGCCGAGGCGCGCTGGATCATCGACGCCTGCGGGCGCGCCGGGCTGCTCAAGCGCAAGCTGGGGTTGGCCGAGCCCAACGCGCACGACGTCAACGCGGTGTGGTTCCGCATCGGCGAGCGGGTTGCCATCGACGACTGGAGCGACAACGCCGACTGGCAGGCGCGCTGCGATCCCCGCGCGCGCTGGCTTTCGACCAATCACCTGTGTGGCGCCGGGTACTGGGCGTGGCTGATTCCGCTGGCTTCGGGTTCGCACTCGGTGGGCATCGTGGCCGACCCGAAGCTGCATCCGCTGGGCACCTTCGACACCTTCGAGAAGGCGATGCAGTGGTTTGCGACCTACCAGCCGCGGCTGTATGAAGCGCTCGACGGCAAGCGGCACCTGCTGCAGGACTTCGCCTTTCTCAAGCACTTCTCGCACGGCTGCAAGCAGGTGTTCTCGGGCCAGCGCTGGGCGCTGACGGGCGAGGCGGGGCTGTTTCTCGACCCGTTCTATTCGCCGGGCAGCGACTTCATCGCGATGAGCAACACCTACATCACCGACCTGGTGGCGCACGACCGCGCGGGCCGTTCGGTGGAGGCGCGCGCGCAGCTGTACGACCAGATCTACCAGTCGTTCTACGAAAGCACGCTGGCGCTCTACCAGGACCAGTACCCCCTCTTCGGCGACCCCGAGGTGCTGCCGGTGAAGGTGATTTGGGACTACGCCTACTACTGGGGCGTGCTGTCGCAGATCTTCTTCCAGCAGCGGCTCACCGACCTGATGCTGCTCGGAAGCCTGAAGGAAGAGCTGCAGCATTGCCAGCGCCTGAACTTGGCGGTGCAGCAGCTGCTGCGCGCATGGTCCGCCGCAAGCGCCAGGCGCAACGCCCCGGTGCTGCTCGACCAGGCCGCAATGCCGTGGTTTGCCGAACTCAACCGGAGCCTGAAGGACCCGCGGCTGGACGATGCCGGGTTCAAGGCGCGCATCCGGGCTTCGACGGCGCAGTTGCGGCAGCTCGCGCGCGAAATTCTCGAGCGGGCGCGGGCCGACAATACGGACCTGGGCGATTGCGCCCTGCCCTCCATCCTCGAAGAAAACATGTCTTCGCCGCCCGCCTCTGCGGAAAGCGGCGCTATGCTTTTCGCAGCGCTTCCGGTTGACTACCGGGAGCCGCGTTTACCCAACTTTACGGAGCGTTCAAGCCCCGTTGCCCCCCGTGCACGACCATGA